The Bacillus sp. Bos-x628 genome segment AAATTATATAGAACAACCGCTGCACTATTTAGTTTTTATATAGATTGGAGGAACATATGCATAAATGATAGTGCATTGCTTAAATTTGAGGGAAATGATTGTAGAGAAAAATCCCCTGCATCCATCAGGGGATTTTTTGATAATGGATATGTTATTGATCATTGTCGTTTTAGAGGTATCATAAGTAAATTTGTAAAGTTTTGAAATTAAAAGATTCATAGTGTGCATCAAAGAAGTATTAATTGCTCAAACTTCACTCTTCAGACATAGCATCATCGTAATCCTGTAATTCTTCCATTATTTCTTTTAATCGGTCAATATTATTTATAAATTCTTCGTAAGAAATTTCTTGATAATTAAATACTCCTTCACCATATTCATCACTATCATATATTTTCACAACCGCACCTAGATTCAATAAACGATCAACTAACTCTTTTAAAATTTCCATATTATCAATATCATTTGCATCCGTTTCAGCAAAGAAATCTTTTTTTTCCATCTTATCTTTTATCTCTGTAATCCCTAAACCAGTGTACTTTCTTAACGGTACTACAAGTTTATTAGTTGGACCTTGAGGACTAATTTTTATTGCTAATTTACTCATCTATCTTTCCTCCTTGCTAAAATTCCTCTAAAAAGTTTGGATTAACAGGTCTACCAGGGGCATTTTTGCTATAGCTCCCTCCATGCCAACCCTTTAAATGTTCTCTACTAGTAACAGGATAAATTAATTCTCCCCTATTACAAATATGTGGATAATTCATAGCATTATAAGTATGATGTCCAATTATTGATTCCCCATTATATTGAGGTTTTTTACCTTTTAAAATCTCTTGTATCTGTTCATTAGTCCAACCCCTTGTTGTAGGTTCTCCATCTAAAATTCTTTTCTTCTCTTGCTTCCAGAATTCAGTAACCCCCGCTGCCCTTCTTTTTGAAAACCTTCTATCCCATTGATATCTTTTGTATTCTTCTTTTGTAACTGTACGATTTTCAATCTTTTCTTTTATTTTTTTCTGCTGACTCCTACTTAAAGATTTATAAGGTGTAATTTTTGCAGTTAAATCAAATTCTACTTTCCGTACCCTTTGAGTAATAATCTCTTCTCCTACTGCTACTTTTTTATTACTCAAAGCATTATTTGTACCCTTAACTCCCATTTTACCATGAAACCCTTTCGCCCCAAACGGCAAAAGCATCCCCAGCGTCGCATTCATACTCGCTTCCTGTTGTTCTTTTGAGATCTTGTTCCCAAACATGTCTCTGCCAGTGATGGCTTCGCTAAATCCGTTTGCTGAAGCAAGTCCATAAAGTCCTTTTTGCGAGGTTTTCAGGACGTCAAATGACTTTTGTGACGTCTTATAAATGTCAACCGCCCTGATTGCGGCTGTGGTGGCTTGGGTGGTTTTGTAGATCGCTTTTCCGCTTTTGAAAATGCGCCCTGCCCAGCCGACGATTGGGATATAACCTGCTGCTGCCATTCCGCCTGCGGCGACTCGTTGGCCTGCCGTAAGCTCTTCGCCTGTAATTGGGTCGACGCCCGTAGCCGCACGTTTTGCATCGTTCACCCCTGTTAGCTCATTCACGATGTTTCCACCATAATCAAGTGCTTTTTCATACCAAGGACGGTTCGCCAGTGCTTCTTGTTCTTTCGCAATCTTGCGGGCTTTTTCCTGTTCTTTTTTGATTTTGAGATATTCAGAAGTTTGCTTTTCAATATCGCTTTTTGCTTTATAGATTTCGCTATTTTGATACGCTTTCTTATCAAAATTGATCGGTGAAATGGTTTTTCCGTCATTTGTCGCATTCATCATTTCGGCGTACAATGCCATTGTAGCCTGCTCTTCAGTCTCTGACAAAGCATATTCATCTTTTAGATGTTGGTCTAATTCGTTTAAATCTTTTACGGTCTTTTTCCGTTTGTCTTCGGCATCCGTTATCTTTTCATGAAAGATTTGATCATCAAACACATCAAGGGAGATGAGATCATCTATATCCTGAAAAATGCTTTCTAGTGCCTTCTTTTGATCAGATACAATGCTTTTGGCGTTTTTTAACCCCATCTCTACCTGATTTTCTAGAAAGTGTTCATCAATAAAAGTATCACCGCCAAAGCTCGCATCTTCAAGTGTACCCGCAACACCTTGGTGAAAGGCTTTTTGTTTATCTATAAAGCTAATCAACATATCCACATTTCCAGCTAGTTCTTGATAAAAACTTTTAATATTGTCGGCACCTTTTCCAGTGAAATCATCACCGAGATTCGCCACACCTTGTAATGCTTTTTTTAAGTCTATCATTTGTTCCCGAAGTTCCAGATAGTGCTTCGCTCTTTCTTCCATAGCGCTTGTTAGTGCTTTGGCATCAAGTATTTTCCCCAGAAGAAGTCACTCCCTCCTATTCATTGATAAGGACAATTTTACCAACACAACACTTGTCATTAAATAGGGAGAAAGATACAAAAACAGCACTCATATGATTCCGAGTTCTGTAGATTTGGGTTTTCAGTAGAGGTTGTTGCTCTTAATTCTGGTTATTTGACAACCACAATTTGTAAAGGTTTATCGGATCGACGTATTTTGGTGTCATCGCACATAGACGTTTTCATCCAACAAGAGGATTATTTGCAAAAAGGAACATAAAGAAAAAGTCAGACAAAATCGGCTGTCTGGCTTTGGAAAAGAGTGATACAAAAAAAGAAAAAAATAGAGCAAAGCTTTGCAGATTGAAAACAACTGCATGGGCTTCGCTACTGCCGGTTGAGGGGAAAACAAAATGTGAGTGAGCAAGTTCTTCTCACAGCCGCATGTCAAAACATGAAAAAGATTGCTACACAACTAGCAAAGCTAGGTGTGTGGGAGGGCTTTATCAATCTACGTTAAAAATAAAAAAGATTGTAGAAAAACACGAGTTTCTCTACAATCTGCCTAGCTAGAAGCTAGGCTTTTTCTATCCGTTTATATGGCTTTTCTTGATAAAAATAATTTGGTTTTACGATTGCATTTTCATAATTTCGATGAAAAATGTGAGTGGCAGCAGGCGATACCGGTGGGATGAGCCAGGTCCAATCCCCTGTCAGCCGACGCTCGGACCTCTCCTCTTGCTTTTCAAACTGTTTAAACTGGTGTGCAGCAGTATGGTGATCTACAATCGTTACCCCTGCTTCACGATAGGAATGAAGCACAGCCACATTTAATTCCACAATGGCTTTATCTTTCCAGAGAGACACATTTTTTGTTGTGTCCAAACCTAAGATAGAAGCGACTTTTTTTAACATATTGTAGCGATGTTCATCAGCTAAGTTACGTGCACCAATTTCTGTTCCCATGTACCAGCCATTAAACGGTGCAGCGTTATAATGAATACCGCCAATCTCTAGTTTCATATCGGCAATGATTGGAACGGCGTACCATTTTAGTCCTAGATCATGAAATTTTTCATATTCAGGATGCGTTATATCAACTTCCAAGACGATCTCTTTAGGTAGGTCATAAAGAACCGGCGGCTGATCTTTCATCCGAAACATAAGAGGCAAAATATCAAAATGTGTACGTTCCCCTTTCCAGCCATGAGCTTCGCAAATTTTTGTCAGTTCAAGGGATGCCTCATCTCCTATGATGCCGTATTCAGTCTCATACCCAGCATAACGAACAAGCTGATGATTATAGATGACGACTTCCTGCTGCCTGTGATGTTCAGGTGGAAATATCGTAATGGAAGGTCTAATTTTCCCACCATTTGTGGCATATTCAATATGATGAAAGAGTGCCTCCTTCACCTCGTCCGCTGTTTTCACATGCCGGCAGTCATGCACATGCAAAGTCGACCAAAACAGGCGGCCAATGCAACGATTGCTGTTGCGCCATGCCATTTTGGCTCCATGAGTTAATTCTTCTGTTGTGTGAGTATAAACACCCGCAGACTCAATTTCTTCTTTTATTTCATGCAAACGTGCTACTTTCTCTTCGTTTGACTTGTTTAATTCTTCATAGCATAAAGAAATAAAAGCTTCTGCTTCATTCCACAACGTTTCTTGGTTATTCAAACATACTCGCCTCACTTTAATACGAATATATTCATTGTAGCGTTTTCTATTGATAAATTCACTAGTTTCAAACTATTTTTTATCAAATCAATTGATGATTTATTGATTGATGAAGTGAAGGGTCTTTTGGAGCCAAAGAACATATCCTTTTTCTCTTTCTATCGCTCTTGTCAATACTAAAAAATGCCCAAATTGCACGGAATGTAGCAATTGCACTGAAGGGTCTTCCTCAGTTAAGACTTTTAGCTTATGTTCAAGCATATCCACCTTCTTAGTCCGTTCCAAAAGTTGATGTGTAAACAATTCGACTGCATCTTTCTTGTCCATAGATGAGATGAAGAATGTTTTCAGCATGAATTCATCCTTTGTTGTCTCAGGAATCGGGCTTTTTGTCCTTAGCCACTCGTCCAATTCCGCCTTCCCTGCGTCGGTGATTTGATAGACCTTTTTTTCTAATTTTTTCCCATGTATGTGAACATCGAATTGAATAAATCCTTCTTCTGTTAGACGCTTGAGCTCTGGATAGATTTGGCTATGCTTGGCACTCCAAAACTGTCCAAGGGTATCCTTAAAGTGCTTGGTGATATCGTATCCAGTCAGATCACGCTGATCTAGTAAACCAAGAATAGCGAATTTCAGTACTCTCATTATGTGCCTCCAACGTGTTTTCTTTGACAATAGTATACCATAAATATTAAAATGAACATGTAAATAGTTACATGTTCATAATGACATAATTATTTTGTGGAAAGAAGGAATACACATGGATCAATTCGTTGGACTTCATATGATTTATACATATGAGAATGGTTGGGAATATGAGATTTACATTAAAAATGATCACACCATTGATTATCGTATCCATAGCGGGATGGTTGGCGGCCGATGGGTTCGTGATCAAGAGGTCAATATTGTGAAGCTGACTAAAGGAGTCTACAAAGTATCTTGGACTGAACCAACTGGGACAGATGTTTCATTGAACTTTATGCCTGAGGAAAAACGTATGCACGGTGTCATCTTCTTCCCAAAATGGGTGCATGAACGACCAGATATCACCGTTTGTTATCAAAATGATTACATCGATCTGATGAAAGAATCCCGCGAAAAATATGAAACGTACCCTAAATATGTTGTTCCTGAATTCGCAGACATTACGTATATGAAACAAGCAGGCGTCAATGATGAAACGATTATTGCAGAAGCACCTTATGAAGGCATGACAGATGATATTAGAGCTGGACGAAGATAGAAAGAGCGGCACGCATTGTGTCGCTTTTTTATTTGATACCCAGAATATTTTTATTGAGTAGAAAACGGTATACTGGGAGTTCATCTCCTACTTTCGAAGGAATAAATCCTGCTGAGAATGTAACTATCTTTTGATTCAGGTTCAAGGGCAATTTGAAGTACATTTGTTTGCGGCTGTGCCGTTCAGTAGACCTTCGTTCCTTTTGGTAGCTGCTGTTTCTTTTCAGCCAATGTTGTCTCAAGTTTGATTTCTGTTTAGCTTTAAGGGGTATCTGCATTTACTGAAGCCTGGGGTCACAGTCGTCATACTTTTTGCAATAAAGAATGCAGTAGCAGCCAGCATCGCTATTCTCTCCCTTCGTTGATTAGAAAAAACAACAAAAGTGTCAAATCCCGGACAAATGAAGGGAATTGGCTCAGCAATTTGACTAAAAAAGAGTGCCTGCCATACAGCAGAACACTCGTTTAATTACCAGATAGAAATAGCACCAATAATGACCGCTATGACTGTCATTGCGACGACGGCAAGCACAGCCCATTTCATCCCAAATTTCTGATGCTGATCAAGTGAAACCCCCACAAGTCCAACAAGTAAATGAGTAGACGGAACAAGTGGACTTAACATATGAATCGGCTGACCAATAATAGACGCTCTCGCAATCTCGACTTTATCGACACCATATGCTGATGCTGTTTCTGATAGGATTGGCAGCACTCCATAAAAGTATGCATCATTTGGCATAAAGAACGTAAAGATTCCACTTGTTAACGCGACAATGACAGGGATAAATCCGCCGAGTTGCTCTGGAATGGAAGAAACAATGGAGATCGCCATTTCATCGACCATTTTCGTCCCTGTTAAAATGCCTGTAAAAACACCCGCAGCAAAAATCATAGACGCAATCGCAAGAACGTTTGTCGAATGAGCAGCGATTCGCTCTCTCTGATGCTCTAAATTCGGATAGTTCACCATAATGGCCACGCAGAAAGCAAGTACGAACAGAACAGTTAAACTGACTTTACCTGATACTAGAAAAAGCACTAATAACAATGTAAGCGAGAGATTAAACCACCATAGATTCGGTCGTTTGATGTCATCTTGCAGCGCCGCTGCCATTTCATTTGCATGAATCGGCTGTTCTAGTTCAATCACGCCAAGACGTTTTCTTTCGGCTTTTCCAAGAAAGTAAGCAACAATCACCATACTCAAAACACCTGCACCAATCACTGGAATCATAGGCCCAAATAAAAGTGATGGATCGACTCCTAGCGCACTCGACGCTCTTGGCGTTGCCCCTCCCCATGGAATCGTATTCATAATTCCCATTCCTACACCGGCAATTCCCGCTAAAATAATTGGTCGAATGCCAAGTAACGTAAATAACGGAAGCATAGCTGTTGTTGTAATCATATATGTCGTTGTTCCGTCACCATCAAGAGCGGCAAGCATTGTTAGTACAGCTGTTCCAACGACAATTTTTAAAGGATCACCTTTTACAATTTTTAAAATTTTTGCAACCATTGGGTCAAAAAGACCCGCATCAATCATAATGCCAAAGTATAAAATGGCAAACATAATCATGACAGCTGTCGGAGCAACTTGCTGAACGCCTTTCACAATCATGTCTGAAATTTCAGTAAAATGAAAGCCTGCAATGAGAGCAAATATAATTGGTGTCAATACCAGTGCAGTCAAAACAGACATACGTTTCGTCAAAATAAGAATCATAAATACAATCATCATAAGAAATCCTAAAATAGCTAACACTTTGTTCACCCCTTATGTTGTATACGCTTTCATTATATGTTGGCATCCTTTTTCCAATCCTTTCTGTCATCATATCTGACGAATAAATTGAAGTAAATATTATGAATTTTAATTCTTTTTCGTTCGTTAAGTGCTTTTTGTTCATTTTGTTCAAAAGTCAATTCAACCTCACTTTATAAAAAAAGCGATCTCACTTGACCGCTTGTTCTCCTTGAATGAATTGCTCATATCGTTTCAATTGTTCTTCCATAAACACCTTTGTATCTTTACTGTTCATATAATGACCTGTCCATCCTTTTTGCTTTAATTGCTTTTTCCATTCTTTTGTTTGAGTCATTTTTTGGAGCAACCGATCCCATTCACGCACTTCTTGCTGATTCATTTTCTTTGGTCCCATCACACCCCGCCAATGGGAAAAGACGAGCGGAATCCCTTGCTCTTTCCAAGTAGGAACATCTTCAAATCCCTCTAAACGCTGACTTGTAGTCATCGCAATAAGCTTGAGCTTCTTTTTTTCATAATCATGACGAACCTCCGTGATGGTTGTGGTTGCTGCATCAATTTCATGGTTGATCAGCGCCTGAAATAAATCATCTGCACTGTTAAAT includes the following:
- a CDS encoding T7SS effector LXG polymorphic toxin, whose product is MEERAKHYLELREQMIDLKKALQGVANLGDDFTGKGADNIKSFYQELAGNVDMLISFIDKQKAFHQGVAGTLEDASFGGDTFIDEHFLENQVEMGLKNAKSIVSDQKKALESIFQDIDDLISLDVFDDQIFHEKITDAEDKRKKTVKDLNELDQHLKDEYALSETEEQATMALYAEMMNATNDGKTISPINFDKKAYQNSEIYKAKSDIEKQTSEYLKIKKEQEKARKIAKEQEALANRPWYEKALDYGGNIVNELTGVNDAKRAATGVDPITGEELTAGQRVAAGGMAAAGYIPIVGWAGRIFKSGKAIYKTTQATTAAIRAVDIYKTSQKSFDVLKTSQKGLYGLASANGFSEAITGRDMFGNKISKEQQEASMNATLGMLLPFGAKGFHGKMGVKGTNNALSNKKVAVGEEIITQRVRKVEFDLTAKITPYKSLSRSQQKKIKEKIENRTVTKEEYKRYQWDRRFSKRRAAGVTEFWKQEKKRILDGEPTTRGWTNEQIQEILKGKKPQYNGESIIGHHTYNAMNYPHICNRGELIYPVTSREHLKGWHGGSYSKNAPGRPVNPNFLEEF
- a CDS encoding nitric oxide synthase oxygenase — encoded protein: MNNQETLWNEAEAFISLCYEELNKSNEEKVARLHEIKEEIESAGVYTHTTEELTHGAKMAWRNSNRCIGRLFWSTLHVHDCRHVKTADEVKEALFHHIEYATNGGKIRPSITIFPPEHHRQQEVVIYNHQLVRYAGYETEYGIIGDEASLELTKICEAHGWKGERTHFDILPLMFRMKDQPPVLYDLPKEIVLEVDITHPEYEKFHDLGLKWYAVPIIADMKLEIGGIHYNAAPFNGWYMGTEIGARNLADEHRYNMLKKVASILGLDTTKNVSLWKDKAIVELNVAVLHSYREAGVTIVDHHTAAHQFKQFEKQEERSERRLTGDWTWLIPPVSPAATHIFHRNYENAIVKPNYFYQEKPYKRIEKA
- a CDS encoding PadR family transcriptional regulator, with amino-acid sequence MRVLKFAILGLLDQRDLTGYDITKHFKDTLGQFWSAKHSQIYPELKRLTEEGFIQFDVHIHGKKLEKKVYQITDAGKAELDEWLRTKSPIPETTKDEFMLKTFFISSMDKKDAVELFTHQLLERTKKVDMLEHKLKVLTEEDPSVQLLHSVQFGHFLVLTRAIEREKGYVLWLQKTLHFINQ
- a CDS encoding phenolic acid decarboxylase, encoding MDQFVGLHMIYTYENGWEYEIYIKNDHTIDYRIHSGMVGGRWVRDQEVNIVKLTKGVYKVSWTEPTGTDVSLNFMPEEKRMHGVIFFPKWVHERPDITVCYQNDYIDLMKESREKYETYPKYVVPEFADITYMKQAGVNDETIIAEAPYEGMTDDIRAGRR
- a CDS encoding citrate:proton symporter, translated to MLAILGFLMMIVFMILILTKRMSVLTALVLTPIIFALIAGFHFTEISDMIVKGVQQVAPTAVMIMFAILYFGIMIDAGLFDPMVAKILKIVKGDPLKIVVGTAVLTMLAALDGDGTTTYMITTTAMLPLFTLLGIRPIILAGIAGVGMGIMNTIPWGGATPRASSALGVDPSLLFGPMIPVIGAGVLSMVIVAYFLGKAERKRLGVIELEQPIHANEMAAALQDDIKRPNLWWFNLSLTLLLVLFLVSGKVSLTVLFVLAFCVAIMVNYPNLEHQRERIAAHSTNVLAIASMIFAAGVFTGILTGTKMVDEMAISIVSSIPEQLGGFIPVIVALTSGIFTFFMPNDAYFYGVLPILSETASAYGVDKVEIARASIIGQPIHMLSPLVPSTHLLVGLVGVSLDQHQKFGMKWAVLAVVAMTVIAVIIGAISIW